A DNA window from Thalassospiraceae bacterium LMO-JJ14 contains the following coding sequences:
- a CDS encoding CopD family protein, giving the protein MIELSPFMLGLHALFAVVWVGGMFFAYQVLRPSVPAIEPPPERLKLWNRVFGRFFYWVWIAVVVIPATGYWQIFIDFGGFTGAGLHIHWMHGTGWLMIVLFIYLYMKPYAAFRTAVAGENWDDARHNLERIRKIVAINLVLGLITVILGSTGRLWA; this is encoded by the coding sequence ATGATCGAACTGTCACCATTTATGTTGGGCTTGCATGCCCTGTTTGCCGTCGTTTGGGTCGGCGGTATGTTTTTCGCCTATCAGGTATTGCGGCCAAGCGTCCCTGCGATCGAACCACCGCCCGAGCGGCTCAAGCTGTGGAATCGTGTCTTCGGGCGTTTCTTTTATTGGGTCTGGATCGCCGTGGTGGTGATTCCGGCAACCGGTTATTGGCAGATATTCATCGATTTCGGCGGGTTTACCGGCGCTGGCCTTCACATCCACTGGATGCACGGAACCGGATGGCTGATGATTGTCCTGTTCATCTATCTTTATATGAAACCGTATGCGGCCTTCAGGACCGCAGTTGCGGGTGAGAACTGGGATGATGCGCGGCATAATCTTGAGCGCATCCGCAAGATCGTCGCGATCAATCTCGTTCTTGGCCTGATCACGGTCATTCTCGGTTCCACCGGTCGCTTGTGGGCATAG
- a CDS encoding bifunctional alpha/beta hydrolase/OsmC family protein, translating to MSRSEKITFTGALGDELAARLDSPDGKVRAYALFAHCFTCTKDIFAASRIAEGLTAHGIAVLRFDFTGLGASEGEFANTNFTSNVGDLVAAAGYMREHLSAPKILIGHSLGGAAVLAAAPEIAEVEAVCTIGAPADPGHVANNFGDDIKKIDAEGEADVTLVGRPFRIKKQFLDDIRAQKLKDIVARLGRALLIFHSPVDNIVGIENAQEIYIAAKHPKSFVSLDNADHLLSKRTDAVYCANVIAAWAERYIEADVEADSEVDVPAVADGVVVQETGQGKFANIISVGGRHLLHADEPLSVGGNDSGPSPYDYLMAALGSCKAMTMRMYAERKGWPLKQARVTLRHDKIHAEDCATCDTEKGMVDRIDAEIALSGDLSAEQRQKIFEIAERCPVHQTLTHEISLTAKLFE from the coding sequence GTGAGCAGAAGCGAAAAAATAACTTTTACCGGCGCGCTGGGCGATGAACTGGCGGCACGACTCGATTCACCGGATGGTAAGGTCAGGGCTTACGCCCTGTTTGCACACTGCTTTACCTGCACCAAGGATATATTTGCCGCCAGCCGAATCGCCGAAGGTCTGACGGCACACGGGATTGCCGTATTGCGTTTCGACTTCACCGGGCTTGGCGCCAGTGAAGGCGAGTTCGCCAACACAAACTTTACCTCGAACGTTGGTGATCTGGTCGCCGCAGCGGGCTATATGCGCGAGCATTTATCGGCCCCGAAAATCCTGATCGGTCATTCCCTGGGCGGTGCCGCTGTCCTTGCCGCCGCGCCTGAAATTGCAGAAGTCGAGGCCGTGTGTACCATCGGCGCGCCGGCAGACCCTGGCCACGTTGCCAACAATTTCGGCGACGACATCAAGAAAATCGATGCCGAAGGCGAAGCTGACGTCACACTTGTCGGCCGTCCGTTCCGTATCAAAAAACAGTTCCTGGACGATATCCGCGCACAGAAGCTCAAGGACATCGTCGCCCGCCTCGGCCGCGCACTGCTGATTTTTCATTCACCTGTCGACAATATCGTCGGCATCGAAAATGCCCAGGAGATCTATATCGCGGCGAAGCATCCAAAAAGTTTCGTGTCGCTGGATAATGCCGATCACCTGCTTTCGAAACGCACCGATGCCGTTTATTGCGCCAACGTCATTGCTGCCTGGGCGGAGCGATATATTGAGGCAGATGTCGAAGCGGACAGCGAAGTTGACGTGCCTGCGGTAGCGGATGGAGTCGTCGTGCAGGAAACGGGGCAGGGCAAGTTTGCCAATATCATATCCGTTGGCGGACGACACTTGCTGCATGCCGACGAACCGCTGAGTGTCGGCGGCAACGACAGCGGACCGTCACCCTATGACTACCTGATGGCCGCCCTTGGCAGTTGTAAGGCCATGACCATGCGTATGTATGCCGAGCGCAAGGGGTGGCCGCTTAAGCAGGCTCGGGTAACACTGCGCCATGATAAAATTCACGCCGAGGATTGTGCCACCTGCGATACCGAAAAAGGCATGGTCGACCGGATAGACGCCGAAATCGCGTTGAGTGGCGATCTATCCGCAGAGCAGCGCCAAAAGATCTTCGAAATCGCCGAACGCTGTCCTGTGCATCAAACGCTGACCCACGAAATCAGCCTCACGGCCAAACTTTTCGAATAG